A DNA window from Aphelocoma coerulescens isolate FSJ_1873_10779 chromosome 7, UR_Acoe_1.0, whole genome shotgun sequence contains the following coding sequences:
- the SLC39A10 gene encoding zinc transporter ZIP10 isoform X1 — MFQRETEMKVHMHTKFCIICLLTFIFHQCNHCHGDGHNNGPKKDRVHDHNDYQISNESYFQNGGTESMPSKFSTLEAENEQKYYIEKIFDRYGENGRLSFFGLEKLLISLGLGEVKVVMINHDDIGHDHVSHLYALEVQEGKHFHPHNHAHSHSDSENQTTAGVSAKRNHKCDTGRDAVVPSVKEDGKHVHNQSRRHHHHHSRPHRHEHNGTRHSRNDSITHSDHAEQSHEPSTETNTTQDQPERKQRKQKKKQKKISETSGDATWDYAPEHDPGDQYEHNRVHKHDHVHDASHLHVHHHDHSSDRSASHGHQDGSLGSADGHRHTSKREASHKQISVRKHALPAARGHKDHSEDEHEHEECLNATQLLRYYGLEASSLISPELFVYMCPALLYQIERRLCIVHYDELEDFTKSKNASVENNDKTGASAWFCGIISITVISLLSLLGVILVPIINQWCFKFLLTFLVALAVGTMSGDALLHLLPHSHGGHNHSHHHGQGHVHEHRRSHRHSHAHAAHAEGFLEENDPVLKGLLALGGIYVLFIIEHCIRMYKHYNKQKSKQKWCKKNQTEESPIGRKLSDHKLNNRPDADWLQLKPLAGADDSVLSEDRLNETELTDLDGQLEPPPKNFLSVEEDNNLRHSHNDVSHAAQEHELHDSEYDSHGEDKMIARKHSHHWHHKHSHHSHGHCHSGKDLKDTGIANIAWMVIMGDGIHNFSDGLAIGAAFSAGLTGGISTSIAVFCHELPHELGDFAVLLKAGMTVKQAIVYNLLSAMMAYIGMFIGTAVGQYANNITLWIFAVTAGMFLYVALVDMLPEMLHGDGDNEEHGYCPVGQFILQNLGLLLGFAIMLVIALYEDKIVLDIQF, encoded by the exons GAAACAGAGATGAAggtacacatgcacacaaaattTTGCATCATTTGTTTgctgacatttatttttcatcagTGCAATCATTGCCATGGAGATGGACATAACAATGGTCCCAAAAAGGATCGTGTACACGACCATAATGACTATCAGATCTCAAATGAATCGTACTTCCAGAATGGAGGAACAGAATCTATGCCCAGTAAATTTTCAACATTGGAAgcagaaaatgaacaaaaatactACATTGAAAAGATTTTTGATCGCTATGGTGAAAATGGAAGATTATCTTTTTTTGGCCTGGAAAAACTGTTAATAAGCCTTGGTTTGGGAGAGGTAAAAGTAGTCATGATAAATCATGATGATATTGGCCACGACCACGTTTCTCACTTGTATGCTTTGGAAGTGCAGGAAGGAAAGCATTTTCATCCTCATAACCATGCTCACAGCCACTCAGATTCAGAAAACCAGACCACGGCTGGTGTGTCTGCAAAGAGGAATCATAAATGTGACACCGGGAGAGATGCAGTGGTGCCCTCAGTGAAGGAGGACGGCAAACACGTTCATAACCAAAGCCGCcgtcaccaccaccaccactcgCGCCCGCACCGGCACGAGCACAACGGCACGCGCCACTCTCGCAATGATTCCATCACTCACAGTGACCATGCAGAGCAGAGCCACGAACCTTCCACAGAGACAAACACGACTCAGGACCAGCCAGAACGGAAACAACGGAAACAGAAGAAGAAGCAAAAGAAGATCAGCGAGACGTCGGGAGATGCCACATGGGATTATGCCCCAGAGCATGACCCTGGTGATCAGTACGAGCACAATCGTGTTCATAAACATGACCATGTCCATGATGCCTCTCACTTGCATGTGCACCACCATGACCACAGCAGTGACCGCTCTGCCAGCCACGGCCACCAGGATGGCAGTTTGGGCAGTGCCGATGGGCACCGCCACACCAGCAAGCGAGAGGCGTCTCACAAGCAGATCAGTGTGAGGAAACATGCTCTTCCTGCAGCACGTGGTCACAAGGATCATAGTGAAGATGAGCACGAGCATGAAGAG TGCTTAAATGCTACACAGCTGTTACGGTACTATGGTCTGGAAGCCAGCTCTCTAATATCTCCTGAGCTGTTCGTGTACATGTGTCCTGCTCTGCTATACCAGATTGAGAGAAGGCTTTGCATTGTACATTATGATGAGCTGGAAGATTTTACGAAAAGTAAAAATGCATCAGTCGAGAATAATGATAAAACAGGTGCATCAG CCTGGTTTTGTGGTATCATCTCTATCACCGTCATTAGCCTGCTTTCCTTGCTAGGTGTGATCTTGGTTCCCATCATTAACCAATGGTGCTTCAAATTTCTTCTAACTTTCTTGGTAGCTCTGGCTGTAGGAACAATGAGTGGAGATGCACTGCTCCATCTCTTGCCACAT TCCCATGGAGGCCACAACCACAGCCACCACCATGGCCAAGGCCATGTGCACGAGCACAGGCGCTCCCACCGGCACAGCCACGCACACGCGGCACACGCTGAGGGCTTTCTGGAGGAAAATGACCCAGTGCTCAAAGGGCTCTTGGCACTTGGAGGCATTTATGTTCTGTTCATCATTGAGCATTGTATAAGAATGTACAAACATTACAATAAGCAAAAG AGTAAGCAGAAATGgtgcaaaaaaaaccagactgaAGAGTCACCAATTGGAAGGAAACTTTCTGATCACAAATTAAATAACAGACCAGATGCTGACTGGCTCCAGCTGAAACCCCTTGCAG GAGCAGACGACTCGGTTCTGTCTGAAGATCGACTGAATGAAACTGAACTCACTGACTTGGATGGGCAGCTGGAGCCCCCTCCCAAAAACTTCTTGTCTGTAGAAGAGGACAACAACCTGCGCCACTCTCACAACGATGTCTCCCACGCTGCCCAAGAGCACGAGCTGCACGATTCCGAGTATGACAGCCATGGCGAAGATAAAATGATAGCTAGAAAACACAGTCACCACTGGCATCACAAacattcccatcattcccatggCCACTGTCATTCTGGAAAAGACCTGAAAGATACTGGGATAGCTAATATTGCTTGGATGGTAATTATGGGAGATGGCATTCACAACTTTAGTGATGGCTTAGCAATCG gagCAGCTTTTAGTGCCGGACTGACAGGGGGAATTAGTACATCTATAGCAGTATTTTGTCATGAGCTTCCCCATGAATTAG GTGACTTTGCGGTGCTGCTGAAGGCAGGGATGACAGTGAAGCAGGCCATCGTGTACAACCTGCTGTCGGCCATGATGGCCTACATCGGGATGTTCATCGGCACGGCCGTGGGGCAGTACGCCAACAACATCACCCTCTGGATCTTCGCCGTCACCGCCGGCATGTTCCTCTACGTGGCCCTGGTCGACATG CTTCCAGAAATGCTTCATGGAGATGGAGACAATGAAGAGCATGGTTACTGTCCCGTGGGGCAGTTCATTCTTCAGAATCTGGGCCTGCTTCTTGGATTTGCCATCATGCTGGTGATTGCCCTCTACGAAGACAAAATTGTGCTTGACATCCAGTTCTGA
- the SLC39A10 gene encoding zinc transporter ZIP10 isoform X2, whose translation MRQETEMKVHMHTKFCIICLLTFIFHQCNHCHGDGHNNGPKKDRVHDHNDYQISNESYFQNGGTESMPSKFSTLEAENEQKYYIEKIFDRYGENGRLSFFGLEKLLISLGLGEVKVVMINHDDIGHDHVSHLYALEVQEGKHFHPHNHAHSHSDSENQTTAGVSAKRNHKCDTGRDAVVPSVKEDGKHVHNQSRRHHHHHSRPHRHEHNGTRHSRNDSITHSDHAEQSHEPSTETNTTQDQPERKQRKQKKKQKKISETSGDATWDYAPEHDPGDQYEHNRVHKHDHVHDASHLHVHHHDHSSDRSASHGHQDGSLGSADGHRHTSKREASHKQISVRKHALPAARGHKDHSEDEHEHEECLNATQLLRYYGLEASSLISPELFVYMCPALLYQIERRLCIVHYDELEDFTKSKNASVENNDKTGASAWFCGIISITVISLLSLLGVILVPIINQWCFKFLLTFLVALAVGTMSGDALLHLLPHSHGGHNHSHHHGQGHVHEHRRSHRHSHAHAAHAEGFLEENDPVLKGLLALGGIYVLFIIEHCIRMYKHYNKQKSKQKWCKKNQTEESPIGRKLSDHKLNNRPDADWLQLKPLAGADDSVLSEDRLNETELTDLDGQLEPPPKNFLSVEEDNNLRHSHNDVSHAAQEHELHDSEYDSHGEDKMIARKHSHHWHHKHSHHSHGHCHSGKDLKDTGIANIAWMVIMGDGIHNFSDGLAIGAAFSAGLTGGISTSIAVFCHELPHELGDFAVLLKAGMTVKQAIVYNLLSAMMAYIGMFIGTAVGQYANNITLWIFAVTAGMFLYVALVDMLPEMLHGDGDNEEHGYCPVGQFILQNLGLLLGFAIMLVIALYEDKIVLDIQF comes from the exons GAAACAGAGATGAAggtacacatgcacacaaaattTTGCATCATTTGTTTgctgacatttatttttcatcagTGCAATCATTGCCATGGAGATGGACATAACAATGGTCCCAAAAAGGATCGTGTACACGACCATAATGACTATCAGATCTCAAATGAATCGTACTTCCAGAATGGAGGAACAGAATCTATGCCCAGTAAATTTTCAACATTGGAAgcagaaaatgaacaaaaatactACATTGAAAAGATTTTTGATCGCTATGGTGAAAATGGAAGATTATCTTTTTTTGGCCTGGAAAAACTGTTAATAAGCCTTGGTTTGGGAGAGGTAAAAGTAGTCATGATAAATCATGATGATATTGGCCACGACCACGTTTCTCACTTGTATGCTTTGGAAGTGCAGGAAGGAAAGCATTTTCATCCTCATAACCATGCTCACAGCCACTCAGATTCAGAAAACCAGACCACGGCTGGTGTGTCTGCAAAGAGGAATCATAAATGTGACACCGGGAGAGATGCAGTGGTGCCCTCAGTGAAGGAGGACGGCAAACACGTTCATAACCAAAGCCGCcgtcaccaccaccaccactcgCGCCCGCACCGGCACGAGCACAACGGCACGCGCCACTCTCGCAATGATTCCATCACTCACAGTGACCATGCAGAGCAGAGCCACGAACCTTCCACAGAGACAAACACGACTCAGGACCAGCCAGAACGGAAACAACGGAAACAGAAGAAGAAGCAAAAGAAGATCAGCGAGACGTCGGGAGATGCCACATGGGATTATGCCCCAGAGCATGACCCTGGTGATCAGTACGAGCACAATCGTGTTCATAAACATGACCATGTCCATGATGCCTCTCACTTGCATGTGCACCACCATGACCACAGCAGTGACCGCTCTGCCAGCCACGGCCACCAGGATGGCAGTTTGGGCAGTGCCGATGGGCACCGCCACACCAGCAAGCGAGAGGCGTCTCACAAGCAGATCAGTGTGAGGAAACATGCTCTTCCTGCAGCACGTGGTCACAAGGATCATAGTGAAGATGAGCACGAGCATGAAGAG TGCTTAAATGCTACACAGCTGTTACGGTACTATGGTCTGGAAGCCAGCTCTCTAATATCTCCTGAGCTGTTCGTGTACATGTGTCCTGCTCTGCTATACCAGATTGAGAGAAGGCTTTGCATTGTACATTATGATGAGCTGGAAGATTTTACGAAAAGTAAAAATGCATCAGTCGAGAATAATGATAAAACAGGTGCATCAG CCTGGTTTTGTGGTATCATCTCTATCACCGTCATTAGCCTGCTTTCCTTGCTAGGTGTGATCTTGGTTCCCATCATTAACCAATGGTGCTTCAAATTTCTTCTAACTTTCTTGGTAGCTCTGGCTGTAGGAACAATGAGTGGAGATGCACTGCTCCATCTCTTGCCACAT TCCCATGGAGGCCACAACCACAGCCACCACCATGGCCAAGGCCATGTGCACGAGCACAGGCGCTCCCACCGGCACAGCCACGCACACGCGGCACACGCTGAGGGCTTTCTGGAGGAAAATGACCCAGTGCTCAAAGGGCTCTTGGCACTTGGAGGCATTTATGTTCTGTTCATCATTGAGCATTGTATAAGAATGTACAAACATTACAATAAGCAAAAG AGTAAGCAGAAATGgtgcaaaaaaaaccagactgaAGAGTCACCAATTGGAAGGAAACTTTCTGATCACAAATTAAATAACAGACCAGATGCTGACTGGCTCCAGCTGAAACCCCTTGCAG GAGCAGACGACTCGGTTCTGTCTGAAGATCGACTGAATGAAACTGAACTCACTGACTTGGATGGGCAGCTGGAGCCCCCTCCCAAAAACTTCTTGTCTGTAGAAGAGGACAACAACCTGCGCCACTCTCACAACGATGTCTCCCACGCTGCCCAAGAGCACGAGCTGCACGATTCCGAGTATGACAGCCATGGCGAAGATAAAATGATAGCTAGAAAACACAGTCACCACTGGCATCACAAacattcccatcattcccatggCCACTGTCATTCTGGAAAAGACCTGAAAGATACTGGGATAGCTAATATTGCTTGGATGGTAATTATGGGAGATGGCATTCACAACTTTAGTGATGGCTTAGCAATCG gagCAGCTTTTAGTGCCGGACTGACAGGGGGAATTAGTACATCTATAGCAGTATTTTGTCATGAGCTTCCCCATGAATTAG GTGACTTTGCGGTGCTGCTGAAGGCAGGGATGACAGTGAAGCAGGCCATCGTGTACAACCTGCTGTCGGCCATGATGGCCTACATCGGGATGTTCATCGGCACGGCCGTGGGGCAGTACGCCAACAACATCACCCTCTGGATCTTCGCCGTCACCGCCGGCATGTTCCTCTACGTGGCCCTGGTCGACATG CTTCCAGAAATGCTTCATGGAGATGGAGACAATGAAGAGCATGGTTACTGTCCCGTGGGGCAGTTCATTCTTCAGAATCTGGGCCTGCTTCTTGGATTTGCCATCATGCTGGTGATTGCCCTCTACGAAGACAAAATTGTGCTTGACATCCAGTTCTGA
- the SLC39A10 gene encoding zinc transporter ZIP10 isoform X3, which yields MKVHMHTKFCIICLLTFIFHQCNHCHGDGHNNGPKKDRVHDHNDYQISNESYFQNGGTESMPSKFSTLEAENEQKYYIEKIFDRYGENGRLSFFGLEKLLISLGLGEVKVVMINHDDIGHDHVSHLYALEVQEGKHFHPHNHAHSHSDSENQTTAGVSAKRNHKCDTGRDAVVPSVKEDGKHVHNQSRRHHHHHSRPHRHEHNGTRHSRNDSITHSDHAEQSHEPSTETNTTQDQPERKQRKQKKKQKKISETSGDATWDYAPEHDPGDQYEHNRVHKHDHVHDASHLHVHHHDHSSDRSASHGHQDGSLGSADGHRHTSKREASHKQISVRKHALPAARGHKDHSEDEHEHEECLNATQLLRYYGLEASSLISPELFVYMCPALLYQIERRLCIVHYDELEDFTKSKNASVENNDKTGASAWFCGIISITVISLLSLLGVILVPIINQWCFKFLLTFLVALAVGTMSGDALLHLLPHSHGGHNHSHHHGQGHVHEHRRSHRHSHAHAAHAEGFLEENDPVLKGLLALGGIYVLFIIEHCIRMYKHYNKQKSKQKWCKKNQTEESPIGRKLSDHKLNNRPDADWLQLKPLAGADDSVLSEDRLNETELTDLDGQLEPPPKNFLSVEEDNNLRHSHNDVSHAAQEHELHDSEYDSHGEDKMIARKHSHHWHHKHSHHSHGHCHSGKDLKDTGIANIAWMVIMGDGIHNFSDGLAIGAAFSAGLTGGISTSIAVFCHELPHELGDFAVLLKAGMTVKQAIVYNLLSAMMAYIGMFIGTAVGQYANNITLWIFAVTAGMFLYVALVDMLPEMLHGDGDNEEHGYCPVGQFILQNLGLLLGFAIMLVIALYEDKIVLDIQF from the exons ATGAAggtacacatgcacacaaaattTTGCATCATTTGTTTgctgacatttatttttcatcagTGCAATCATTGCCATGGAGATGGACATAACAATGGTCCCAAAAAGGATCGTGTACACGACCATAATGACTATCAGATCTCAAATGAATCGTACTTCCAGAATGGAGGAACAGAATCTATGCCCAGTAAATTTTCAACATTGGAAgcagaaaatgaacaaaaatactACATTGAAAAGATTTTTGATCGCTATGGTGAAAATGGAAGATTATCTTTTTTTGGCCTGGAAAAACTGTTAATAAGCCTTGGTTTGGGAGAGGTAAAAGTAGTCATGATAAATCATGATGATATTGGCCACGACCACGTTTCTCACTTGTATGCTTTGGAAGTGCAGGAAGGAAAGCATTTTCATCCTCATAACCATGCTCACAGCCACTCAGATTCAGAAAACCAGACCACGGCTGGTGTGTCTGCAAAGAGGAATCATAAATGTGACACCGGGAGAGATGCAGTGGTGCCCTCAGTGAAGGAGGACGGCAAACACGTTCATAACCAAAGCCGCcgtcaccaccaccaccactcgCGCCCGCACCGGCACGAGCACAACGGCACGCGCCACTCTCGCAATGATTCCATCACTCACAGTGACCATGCAGAGCAGAGCCACGAACCTTCCACAGAGACAAACACGACTCAGGACCAGCCAGAACGGAAACAACGGAAACAGAAGAAGAAGCAAAAGAAGATCAGCGAGACGTCGGGAGATGCCACATGGGATTATGCCCCAGAGCATGACCCTGGTGATCAGTACGAGCACAATCGTGTTCATAAACATGACCATGTCCATGATGCCTCTCACTTGCATGTGCACCACCATGACCACAGCAGTGACCGCTCTGCCAGCCACGGCCACCAGGATGGCAGTTTGGGCAGTGCCGATGGGCACCGCCACACCAGCAAGCGAGAGGCGTCTCACAAGCAGATCAGTGTGAGGAAACATGCTCTTCCTGCAGCACGTGGTCACAAGGATCATAGTGAAGATGAGCACGAGCATGAAGAG TGCTTAAATGCTACACAGCTGTTACGGTACTATGGTCTGGAAGCCAGCTCTCTAATATCTCCTGAGCTGTTCGTGTACATGTGTCCTGCTCTGCTATACCAGATTGAGAGAAGGCTTTGCATTGTACATTATGATGAGCTGGAAGATTTTACGAAAAGTAAAAATGCATCAGTCGAGAATAATGATAAAACAGGTGCATCAG CCTGGTTTTGTGGTATCATCTCTATCACCGTCATTAGCCTGCTTTCCTTGCTAGGTGTGATCTTGGTTCCCATCATTAACCAATGGTGCTTCAAATTTCTTCTAACTTTCTTGGTAGCTCTGGCTGTAGGAACAATGAGTGGAGATGCACTGCTCCATCTCTTGCCACAT TCCCATGGAGGCCACAACCACAGCCACCACCATGGCCAAGGCCATGTGCACGAGCACAGGCGCTCCCACCGGCACAGCCACGCACACGCGGCACACGCTGAGGGCTTTCTGGAGGAAAATGACCCAGTGCTCAAAGGGCTCTTGGCACTTGGAGGCATTTATGTTCTGTTCATCATTGAGCATTGTATAAGAATGTACAAACATTACAATAAGCAAAAG AGTAAGCAGAAATGgtgcaaaaaaaaccagactgaAGAGTCACCAATTGGAAGGAAACTTTCTGATCACAAATTAAATAACAGACCAGATGCTGACTGGCTCCAGCTGAAACCCCTTGCAG GAGCAGACGACTCGGTTCTGTCTGAAGATCGACTGAATGAAACTGAACTCACTGACTTGGATGGGCAGCTGGAGCCCCCTCCCAAAAACTTCTTGTCTGTAGAAGAGGACAACAACCTGCGCCACTCTCACAACGATGTCTCCCACGCTGCCCAAGAGCACGAGCTGCACGATTCCGAGTATGACAGCCATGGCGAAGATAAAATGATAGCTAGAAAACACAGTCACCACTGGCATCACAAacattcccatcattcccatggCCACTGTCATTCTGGAAAAGACCTGAAAGATACTGGGATAGCTAATATTGCTTGGATGGTAATTATGGGAGATGGCATTCACAACTTTAGTGATGGCTTAGCAATCG gagCAGCTTTTAGTGCCGGACTGACAGGGGGAATTAGTACATCTATAGCAGTATTTTGTCATGAGCTTCCCCATGAATTAG GTGACTTTGCGGTGCTGCTGAAGGCAGGGATGACAGTGAAGCAGGCCATCGTGTACAACCTGCTGTCGGCCATGATGGCCTACATCGGGATGTTCATCGGCACGGCCGTGGGGCAGTACGCCAACAACATCACCCTCTGGATCTTCGCCGTCACCGCCGGCATGTTCCTCTACGTGGCCCTGGTCGACATG CTTCCAGAAATGCTTCATGGAGATGGAGACAATGAAGAGCATGGTTACTGTCCCGTGGGGCAGTTCATTCTTCAGAATCTGGGCCTGCTTCTTGGATTTGCCATCATGCTGGTGATTGCCCTCTACGAAGACAAAATTGTGCTTGACATCCAGTTCTGA
- the LOC138113573 gene encoding baculoviral IAP repeat-containing protein 5.1-like, producing the protein MEILLQELSSASKLLTDFREMYEYENRLKTFTKWPFQENCKCTPGNMAKAGFIHCPSANEPDVAKCFFCLLELEGWEPNDDPWEKHAKHSTCDFLSLPKHFDELTMEEYYMLEMTRLRTFICKVGRRTINAFQEEVAATRQRFVDYFGCRPQLPAALPLRDEPAAQQPGGATARQNEPRSPSEV; encoded by the exons ATGGAGATACTCCTGCAAGAGCTTAGCTCAGCTTCCAAGCTGTTAACTGACTTTAGGGAGATGTATGAATATGAGAACCGTTTAAAAACCTTCACCAAGTGGCCCTTCCAGGAGAACTGCAAGTGCACTCCAGGGAAT ATGGCAAAAGCTGGCTTCATCCACTGTCCAAGTGCAAATGAACCAGATGTGgcaaaatgtttcttttgcttGTTAGAACTGGAGGGCTGGGAACCAAATGATGACCCATG GGAGAAACATGCCAAACATAGCACCTGTGACTTTTTATCCCTTCCCAAGCACTTTGATGAGCTGACAATGGAGGAGTACTACATGCTGGAGATGACACGGCTCAGAACCTTCATT TGCAAGGTTGGCAGGCGCACAATAAACGCTTTTCAAGAAGAAGTCGCGGCAACAAGGCAGCGGTTCGTGGATTACTTTGGCTGCAgaccccagctcccagcagcgctgcctcTCAGGGATGagccagcagcccagcagccagGAGGCGCAACTGCCAGGCAAAACGAGCCCAGGAGCCCAAGTGAAGTCTGA